The Tenrec ecaudatus isolate mTenEca1 chromosome 14, mTenEca1.hap1, whole genome shotgun sequence genome contains a region encoding:
- the LOC142426172 gene encoding olfactory receptor 4K15-like: MDEVNQSSVYEFLILGLCDSRELQLFLLVIFSSLYLITILGNIFIVLLIITDLRLHSPMYFLLANLSFIDFCLSSVTTPKMITDFLKEKKTITFGGCMCQIFFGHFFGGGEMVLLVSMAYDRYVAICKPLHYSSIMGRQMCIWLVMTSWIIGFVHSTSQLVLIVKLPFCGPKTLDSFFCDIPLVIKLACMDTYILEMFINADSGVLATICFILLVTSYSYILFTVCLYSKDGASKALSTCTAHITVVVLFFGPCIFIYLWPISITWVDKFLAVFYAVITPLLNPAIYTLRNQEIKNAMKRLRCQHI, from the coding sequence ATGGATGAAGTGAATCAATCCTCAGTGTATGAATTTCTTATCCTTGGACTTTGTGACTCCCGAGAGCTCCAGCTATTCCTCCTTGTGATATTTTCTTCACTTTATTTGATCACCATTTTAggtaacatcttcattgtcctcTTAATCATTACTGACCTCCGTCTCCACTCTCCCATGTACTTCCTCTTGGCCAATCTCTCTTTTATTGATTTCTGTCTTTCTTCAGTCACCACCCCTAAAATGATCACAGACTTTCTCAAGGAAAAAAAGACTATCACCTTTGGAGGTTGTATGTGCCAGATTTTCTTTGGACATTTCTTTGGAGGAGGTGAGATGGTGCTGCTTGTGTCAATGGCCTATGACCGGTATGTGGCCATCTGCAAGCCACTCCACTACTCCAGTATCATGGGTAGACAAATGTGCATTTGGTTAGTAATGACATCTTGGATCATTGGCTTTGTGCATTCAACAAGTCAACTAGTTTTGATTGTCAAGCTGCCTTTCTGTGGACCTAAGACATTGGATAGCTTTTTCTGTGACATACCATTGGTAATCAAGTTAGCCTGCATGGACACCTATATTCTGGAAATGTTCATAAATGCTGACAGTGGAGTGCTGGCAACTATCTGCTTCATCCTGTTGGTGACTTCTTACTCCTATATTCTGTTTACTGTCTGCCTTTACTCTAAAGATGGGGCATCCAAGGCTCTCTCCACTTGCACTGCTCACATTACAGTGGTGGTGCTGTTCTTTGGACCCTGTATTTTCATCTATCTGTGGCCAATCAGTATCACTTGGGTGGACAAATTTCTTGCTGTATTTTATGCAGTTATCACACCCCTCCTGAATCCAGCTATTTATACTCTAAGAAATCAAGAGATAAAAAATGCCATGAAGAGGCTAAGGTGCCAGCATATATAA
- the LOC142425536 gene encoding olfactory receptor 4F15-like has product MNEVNYSEVSEFVFLGLSTSRPMQRFLLSFSAVFYVTIVLGNLLVVFTVVLDSHLHSPMYILLANLSFIDLCLSTLTVPKMVSDLYSGKNTISFLGCVIQIFVLHVLGGCEMVLLTAMALDRYVAICKPLHYLTIMSPRMCTLLLASAWVIGLIHSVTQLAFIVHLPFCGPNEIDSFYCDLPRFIKLACMDTYRLQFIITANSGFISMGTFFLLIFSYISILITVWKCSLGGLSKALSTLSTHITVVVLFFGPCIFVYVWPFPTVPLDKFLAILDFMITPVLNPAIYTLRNKDMKIAMRRLSSCLLSLMKIS; this is encoded by the coding sequence ATGAATGAAGTGAATTACTCTGAGGTGTCTGAATTTGTGTTCCTGGGACTCTCTACCTCTAGACCAATGCAGcgtttcctcctttctttctctgcAGTGTTTTATGTGACAATCGTCCTAGGAAACCTCCTCGTTGTGTTTACAGTGGTTTTGGACTCTCATTTGCACTCTCCTATGTACATCCTGCTAGCGAATCTCTCATTTATTGACTTATGTCTTTCTACCTTAACGGTCCCTAAGATGGTCTCTGACTTGTACTCTGGGAAAAATACCATATCCTTTCTGGGATGTGTCATCCAGATTTTTGTACTTCATGTACTGGGTGGATGTGAGATGGTCCTCCTCACCGCCATGGCCTTGGACCGATATGTGGCCATCTGTAAGCCCCTCCACTACCTGACCATCATGAGTCCACGGATGTGCACTTTGCTTCTGGCTAGTGCTTGGGTCATTGGTCTCATACACTCAGTGACCCAGTTAGCTTTCATTGTCCATTTGCCTTTTTGTGGTCCTAATGAGATAGACAGTTTTTATTGTGATCTACCTCGGTTTATCAAACTTGCCTGCATGGACACCTACAGACTTCAGTTCATCATTACTGCCAACAGTGGGTTCATTTCCATGGGAACTTTCTTCCTACTGATTTTCTCCTACATCTCCATCCTGATCACTGTATGGAAATGTTCTTTGGGTGGCTTGTCTAAGGCTCTCTCTACTCTCTCAACGCACATCACTGTGGTGGTCTTGTTCTTTGGACCATGCATCTTTGTCTATGTGTGGCCATTTCCCACAGTGCCACTGGATAAATTTCTTGCCATTTTGGACTTCATGATTACCCCTGTCCTGAATCCTGCCATCTACACATTGAGGAACAAGGACATGAAAATAGCCATGAGGAGACTGAGTAGTTGTCTCTTGAGTTTGATGAAGATCTCCTGA